GCATCGCCGTCCGAGGGCACCCGCGGCGCCGCGGCCGCGTCGCCGTCGCGCGCGGGCGCGGCCGCCGTCGTCTCGCCTCGCTCGTCGCGTTCGCGCCGGCGGCGGCGCTTGCGCTCGCGGGCGCGCCGGTCGCCCGGGCGATCGTCTCGGCCCGTGGCCCGGTGCGCGTCGGTTCGCCGGGCCTCGCGGGTCGGGCGGTCGCCGCTCGCCGGACGCGCGTCGTCGTCGCGCTCGAGCAGGTCCTGCAGCAGCGCCGCGACGACGCGCTCCCCCTCGGGCGACTGCCACAGCCGGCGCGCCAGCGACCGATACTCCGCCGACGGTTCCCGCGTCACCCGGGCGACCACCTCGCGGTAGCGCTGCCCCTCGCGCAACGTGGCGAGTTCGGCGTCCGACGGCAGATCGCGCTCGATCGGCCGGATCTTGTACAGCAGCTTCAGGTAGTAGAACGCGCCGATCTCCCGCGGCCCCACCAGAGAGATCGCCTTGCCCTCGTTGCCGGCTCGCCCGGTGCGCCCGGTGCGGTGGACGTACACCTCGGGCGACTCCGGGAACGTGTAGTTGATGACGTGCGACAGATCCTGGATGTCGATCCCGCGCGCGGCGACGTCGGTCGCCACCAGAAACCGCAGGTTCTTGTCGCGCATCCGCTGCATCACGCGCTCGCGGTCGCGCTGCGACAGGTCGCTCGAGATCGCCTCGGCGTCGTAGCCGTGCTTGCGCAAAAACGCGGCCACGGTCGTCGTGTCCTCGCGCGTGTTGCAGAAGATGATCGCCGAGTGCGGCTGCTCGACCTCGAGCACCTTCAGCAGGTCGCGCGTGCGCGCCATCCCGCTGACGACGTAGTAGCTGTGCTCGATCTGGTCGACGCTGATGTCGTCGTCGCTCGACAGTTGGATCATCTCCGGCTCGCGCATGTGGCGGCGGGCGATCCGCTCGATGTCCTCGGGAATGGTCGCGGAAAACAGCAGCGTCTGCCGCCGATCGACGCCGGGCAGGTGCGAGATGATCTTTTCGATCTCCTCCTGAAAGCCCATCGACAGCATCTCGTCGCATTCGTCGAGCACGAGCAGCCGGATCGATTCGGTCTTGAGCGTCTTGCGACCAATGTGGTCGAGCACGC
The sequence above is drawn from the Deltaproteobacteria bacterium genome and encodes:
- a CDS encoding DEAD/DEAH box helicase, producing the protein MAEDITRAASDSAPTPATASQTTENPLDTDTAGAPAGRGDPGDPAADAPARPARSFAAMNLLPEVQRALDEMGYDEPMEVQVAVYDSIVAGRDVMAQARTGTGKTAAFGIPIAQMLDPSLPAVQALILAPTRELALQVSMELSHIGRYRGLTVVPVYGGAPIGKQIDALRAGAQVVAGTPGRVLDHIGRKTLKTESIRLLVLDECDEMLSMGFQEEIEKIISHLPGVDRRQTLLFSATIPEDIERIARRHMREPEMIQLSSDDDISVDQIEHSYYVVSGMARTRDLLKVLEVEQPHSAIIFCNTREDTTTVAAFLRKHGYDAEAISSDLSQRDRERVMQRMRDKNLRFLVATDVAARGIDIQDLSHVINYTFPESPEVYVHRTGRTGRAGNEGKAISLVGPREIGAFYYLKLLYKIRPIERDLPSDAELATLREGQRYREVVARVTREPSAEYRSLARRLWQSPEGERVVAALLQDLLERDDDARPASGDRPTREARRTDAHRATGRDDRPGDRRARERKRRRRRERDERGETTAAAPARDGDAAAAPRVPSDGDAGTAAAADADAAPRADGGERKRKRRRRTRRDTAADPAAGSAAGRSAAAGARDFWEAWADEKTVADRRPPVPIADASGDGAPGADARGEESTEGTVRLYVNVGRREDLRADGVRALLADGLAPEIAERLGKVQVRNTHCYVRVPEDIADAVIAAAAGKQVGDRALVVERAKR